From Candidatus Tisiphia endosymbiont of Melanophora roralis, a single genomic window includes:
- the nuoI gene encoding NADH-quinone oxidoreductase subunit NuoI — MISYLKSFFLFEIISGLSLTLKYFFKPKVTINYPYEKGRISPRFKGEHALRRYANGEERCIACKLCEAICPAQAIIIEAEEREDGSRRTTRYDIDMTKCIYCGLCQEACPVDAIVEGPNFEFATITHEELLYDKEKLLKNGDMWEQELAIKLYDDYKYR; from the coding sequence ATAATTAGTTATCTAAAGTCTTTTTTTTTATTTGAAATAATCTCAGGGCTTAGTCTAACTTTGAAGTATTTCTTCAAACCTAAAGTAACTATAAATTATCCCTATGAGAAGGGAAGGATAAGCCCAAGATTTAAAGGTGAGCATGCATTAAGGCGTTACGCTAATGGTGAGGAACGTTGTATTGCTTGTAAGCTTTGTGAAGCAATTTGTCCGGCTCAAGCTATTATTATTGAAGCAGAAGAAAGAGAAGATGGTAGTAGGCGTACCACTAGGTACGATATTGATATGACTAAATGCATTTATTGTGGTTTATGTCAGGAGGCGTGTCCAGTTGATGCTATAGTGGAAGGCCCTAATTTTGAATTTGCTACTATTACCCATGAAGAATTGCTTTATGACAAAGAAAAATTGCTGAAAAATGGTGATATGTGGGAACAAGAATTAGCAATTAAGCTATATGATGATTATAAATATAGATAA
- a CDS encoding NADH-quinone oxidoreductase subunit J has product MEIFFYLFAGLMVISSCLVVISKNPVYSVLWLIFTFCNGSGLMVLLGAEFLAMILIVIYVGAVAVLFLFVIMMLNIRFTDVIVQFKRNLFISIAVALIMFADLVLIIWLGTKNIILDNSQFEIKSGVTNTHAIGRVLYTDYILPFQISGIILFVAMISCITLTIRHRSGVKRQDIAKQHAKNKDNSILMVKPHLNEGIEGLKYD; this is encoded by the coding sequence ATGGAGATATTTTTTTATTTATTTGCAGGGTTAATGGTTATAAGTAGTTGTTTGGTAGTCATCAGTAAAAACCCTGTTTATTCTGTCTTATGGTTGATCTTTACTTTCTGTAACGGTTCGGGGCTAATGGTTTTGCTAGGAGCAGAATTTTTAGCAATGATATTGATTGTTATATATGTTGGGGCAGTAGCAGTATTATTTTTGTTTGTTATAATGATGTTGAATATTCGTTTTACCGATGTTATTGTACAATTTAAAAGAAACTTATTTATAAGTATTGCTGTTGCCCTTATTATGTTTGCTGATCTTGTCCTGATAATTTGGTTAGGTACTAAAAATATAATTTTAGATAATAGCCAATTTGAGATAAAATCAGGTGTCACTAATACTCATGCCATTGGACGAGTATTATATACCGATTATATCTTACCTTTCCAAATTTCGGGTATTATTCTATTTGTAGCAATGATATCTTGTATTACCTTAACTATTCGACATCGCAGCGGAGTTAAAAGGCAGGATATTGCTAAGCAGCATGCTAAAAATAAAGATAATTCCATATTAATGGTCAAACCACATTTAAATGAGGGGATAGAAGGACTCAAATATGATTAG
- the nuoL gene encoding NADH-quinone oxidoreductase subunit L: MIASAATLTVMLPLISGIINGLFCQCFSKKQAAFISTIAISLSALLSMFIFYNVGINKAIIHIILAKWLEVGNMKVSWAIYVDQLTAIMFIVVTWISAVVHIYSLGYMADDDGLPKFLAFLSLFTFFMLALISADNFLQLFFGWEGVGLCSYLLIGFWYQKEAANKAAIKAFIVNRVGDFAFILGIITIIVYFGVVDFTSVFAKAKSLSNIQLSILGFKATVIDVVCLLLFLGCMGKSAQIGLHIWLPDAMEGPTPVSALIHAATMVTAGVFLVARCSYLFEYSIGVLHFIAIIGGITCIFAATIAIVQDDIKKIIAYSTCSQLGYMFLACGVSAYNAGIFHLVTHAFFKALLFLSAGSVIHACHEQNIFKIGGLKDKMPITYCNFLIGSLALIGIYPLAGFYSKDAILELAYSSGGIGTIVFILGIFAAVLTAIYSMKIILLVFHGKTRLTIDINHVHESPNIMNGPLSLLVAGSFFAGMIGYYILSFDKPNGYFLDSIFNIHIYQILTIHPPLYIKLLPMVLGLIGIVLGIYFYRRIKEKIKIGFIEKLLVHKYYFDEVYDFVIVRLVTNLSKLCNLMDQRVIDRFGPNSFAKTVNYFGFLVSRSQTGYVFNYTLYIVLCIVVYITFFIIGILRTDSFW, from the coding sequence ATGATAGCTTCGGCAGCAACACTTACAGTAATGTTACCTTTAATCTCTGGTATCATCAATGGTTTGTTTTGTCAGTGTTTTAGCAAAAAACAAGCAGCTTTCATTTCTACTATTGCTATAAGTTTATCGGCCTTATTATCTATGTTTATATTTTACAATGTGGGCATAAACAAAGCCATTATTCATATAATTTTAGCAAAATGGCTAGAAGTTGGTAACATGAAAGTAAGTTGGGCGATTTACGTCGATCAGCTAACCGCTATTATGTTTATAGTGGTTACTTGGATTTCAGCTGTTGTACATATTTATTCTCTTGGCTATATGGCAGATGATGATGGATTACCTAAATTTCTAGCATTTTTATCATTATTCACTTTCTTTATGCTAGCTTTGATATCAGCAGATAATTTTTTACAATTATTTTTTGGTTGGGAAGGTGTTGGTCTCTGTTCGTATTTGTTAATTGGTTTTTGGTATCAGAAAGAAGCGGCGAATAAAGCAGCAATTAAAGCCTTTATAGTAAATAGGGTAGGAGATTTTGCTTTTATACTTGGGATTATTACCATTATTGTTTATTTTGGTGTAGTTGATTTTACTAGTGTATTTGCTAAAGCAAAGTCATTATCTAATATACAATTAAGTATATTAGGTTTTAAAGCAACAGTAATTGACGTGGTATGTTTGCTATTATTCTTGGGATGCATGGGCAAGTCGGCTCAAATTGGCTTGCATATATGGCTACCAGATGCTATGGAAGGTCCAACTCCAGTTTCAGCACTTATTCACGCTGCAACTATGGTAACAGCCGGGGTCTTTTTAGTAGCTAGATGTTCTTATTTATTTGAATATAGTATAGGGGTATTGCACTTTATTGCCATTATTGGTGGTATTACATGTATATTTGCCGCAACTATTGCCATAGTTCAAGATGATATAAAAAAAATTATTGCCTATTCTACTTGTAGCCAACTTGGTTATATGTTTCTTGCTTGTGGTGTGTCAGCTTATAATGCTGGTATTTTTCATTTAGTCACCCATGCATTTTTTAAAGCTTTATTATTTTTATCAGCTGGTAGTGTAATTCACGCTTGTCACGAACAAAATATTTTTAAGATTGGTGGTTTGAAAGATAAGATGCCAATTACTTATTGTAATTTTTTAATTGGATCACTGGCACTCATAGGTATTTATCCTTTAGCAGGATTTTATTCAAAAGATGCTATTTTAGAGCTAGCATATAGTAGCGGTGGTATCGGTACTATCGTGTTTATTCTTGGAATTTTTGCTGCAGTTCTGACTGCCATTTATTCTATGAAAATTATCTTATTAGTATTTCATGGAAAAACTAGATTAACTATTGACATCAATCATGTCCATGAATCACCCAATATCATGAATGGCCCACTTAGTCTTTTAGTGGCAGGTAGTTTTTTTGCAGGAATGATAGGTTATTATATATTGTCTTTTGACAAACCAAATGGTTATTTCCTTGATAGTATATTTAATATTCATATTTACCAAATACTAACAATTCATCCTCCTCTTTATATAAAATTATTACCAATGGTTTTGGGACTAATAGGTATTGTTTTGGGGATTTATTTTTATAGAAGAATCAAAGAAAAAATAAAAATAGGATTTATAGAAAAGCTGTTGGTACATAAATATTATTTTGATGAGGTTTATGACTTTGTGATAGTAAGATTAGTAACTAACTTAAGTAAGTTATGCAATTTGATGGATCAAAGAGTGATAGATAGATTTGGTCCAAATAGCTTTGCCAAAACGGTAAATTACTTTGGTTTTTTGGTGAGTAGATCGCAGACAGGTTATGTATTTAATTACACTTTATATATAGTTTTATGTATAGTTGTTTATATTACTTTCTTTATAATAGGAATATTGCGAACTGATTCTTTTTGGTAA
- a CDS encoding exopolysaccharide biosynthesis protein: MFNIASKDKQLDRTTVSSVFYKLGQKEKKEKTRISELLVDFHENGLLLTILFFAIPVAIPLPYPPGFTTIVGIPLMILSMQMLLGFRQVSLPSKINNYQISNDILINISDKIVPKIKFVEKYIRPRFSFAASIYCEQFIGLISLICSIAISIPLPLTNAIPALGITIMALGLLNRDGLTIVLGFITSIVGLIIAFIAISASWISIKYLFNLFF; the protein is encoded by the coding sequence ATGTTTAACATTGCATCAAAAGATAAACAACTAGATAGAACTACAGTATCTAGTGTTTTTTATAAATTAGGACAAAAAGAAAAAAAAGAAAAGACTAGAATTAGTGAGTTATTAGTTGATTTTCATGAAAATGGTCTTCTATTAACGATACTTTTTTTTGCAATACCAGTTGCAATTCCGCTGCCGTATCCTCCAGGTTTTACTACTATAGTAGGTATTCCTTTGATGATTCTATCTATGCAGATGTTGCTTGGCTTTAGACAAGTTTCTTTACCATCCAAAATTAATAATTATCAAATTAGCAATGATATACTTATTAATATAAGTGACAAGATTGTACCAAAGATTAAATTTGTAGAAAAATATATACGACCAAGATTTAGTTTCGCAGCCTCTATATATTGTGAACAATTTATTGGTTTAATATCACTGATTTGCTCTATTGCTATATCAATACCTTTACCTCTAACTAACGCCATACCTGCACTGGGCATTACAATAATGGCATTAGGTCTTTTAAACCGAGATGGATTAACTATAGTTCTTGGATTTATTACCTCTATAGTTGGACTTATTATAGCTTTTATAGCAATCTCTGCTAGCTGGATTAGTATTAAATATTTATTTAATCTATTCTTCTGA
- a CDS encoding phosphoribosylaminoimidazolesuccinocarboxamide synthase — MKQKLYQGSSKALYQSQEDFAFIMAFTDKITLENGEIFDISGKGVLNNNISSFIMSRLDMVGIDNHLIEKINMREQLIQSVDIFPIQILVSTVACGRFVKEFSMEEGYVFDHPIIDFRVRSSELKHPIINEHQILNFGWLSKQEIDEVKHKAIRTYDFLSGLFTGIGIRLVECKLEFGRVFNGEEFMVMLADEISPDNCRLWNMNNNEKLGAEMIASDPEKALKSYQAIADLLKDRTYIS; from the coding sequence ATGAAACAAAAGTTATATCAAGGATCAAGTAAAGCTCTTTATCAGTCACAAGAAGATTTTGCTTTTATTATGGCGTTTACTGACAAAATTACTTTAGAAAACGGAGAGATTTTTGATATTTCGGGTAAAGGGGTGCTGAATAATAATATTTCGTCCTTCATAATGAGCAGACTTGATATGGTAGGAATAGATAACCACCTAATTGAAAAAATTAACATGCGTGAGCAATTAATACAATCTGTAGATATTTTCCCCATTCAAATATTGGTTTCTACAGTAGCTTGCGGTAGGTTTGTAAAAGAATTCTCTATGGAAGAAGGATACGTGTTTGATCATCCAATTATCGATTTTAGAGTTAGAAGTAGTGAGTTAAAACATCCTATAATTAATGAACACCAAATACTAAATTTTGGTTGGTTAAGTAAACAAGAAATTGATGAAGTGAAACATAAAGCCATAAGAACATACGATTTTTTAAGTGGATTATTTACAGGTATTGGTATAAGGCTTGTTGAATGCAAACTAGAATTTGGCAGAGTGTTTAATGGTGAGGAATTTATGGTAATGTTGGCTGATGAAATTAGCCCTGATAATTGTCGTTTATGGAATATGAATAATAATGAGAAACTTGGAGCAGAAATGATTGCCAGTGATCCAGAAAAAGCTCTGAAATCTTATCAGGCAATAGCTGATTTATTAAAAGATAGAACTTATATAAGTTAA
- a CDS encoding palindromic element RPE1 domain-containing protein, whose protein sequence is MHFSEYSSQFWIKIFNFNPKLKFTNRLPAEFAFAEEFVGDTESRPAAYSNVREEQSTGITHKLPAKVEFCRKSNDNKVNILC, encoded by the coding sequence ATGCATTTTTCTGAATATTCTAGCCAGTTTTGGATTAAAATTTTTAATTTTAATCCAAAACTGAAGTTCACTAATAGACTTCCTGCAGAATTCGCTTTTGCTGAGGAATTTGTAGGAGACACGGAATCTCGACCCGCAGCGTACTCAAATGTACGTGAGGAGCAGAGTACCGGTATCACGCACAAATTACCAGCAAAAGTAGAATTCTGCAGGAAGTCTAATGATAATAAAGTAAATATTCTTTGCTAA
- the nuoK gene encoding NADH-quinone oxidoreductase subunit NuoK, with translation MISTITLEHYLTLSALIFSIGMVGLFMHRKNIITILMSIELMLLAVNINFVAFSTYAHEISGQIFSIIILTIAAAETTIGLAILLVYFRNKGSIEVGDINQMKG, from the coding sequence ATGATTAGTACTATTACTTTGGAACATTATTTAACTTTGTCGGCCCTCATTTTTAGTATAGGGATGGTTGGTTTGTTTATGCATCGTAAGAATATTATAACAATTCTTATGTCGATTGAATTGATGCTGCTGGCTGTAAACATCAATTTTGTGGCATTCTCTACTTATGCACATGAGATATCTGGGCAAATTTTTAGTATAATAATTTTAACAATAGCAGCTGCCGAGACCACAATAGGACTTGCAATATTACTAGTTTATTTTAGAAATAAAGGCTCAATAGAAGTGGGTGATATAAATCAGATGAAGGGCTAA
- a CDS encoding nitrate/sulfonate/bicarbonate ABC transporter ATP-binding protein → MNNNLLELISITQSFTKDDHSTQKILDNVTLKLKPNEIVAILGKSGSGKSTLLRIIAGFTKPVKGKVILNKKPAFRDRCDISMIFQTFALFPWLTVFENVELGLKSFNISEYERRKRALEAIDMIGLDGFESAYPKELSGGMKQRVGFARALVLRPEILLMDEAFSALDVLTANTLKNDFLDLWSSGKTQMQSVVLVTHSIEEAVTMADKVLILSSNPGRIVSELAITLPRLRDVQSMEFRTMVDKIYALMVSAYEKPPLPVSNKQKAIVGNIDQKIHLSVNELIGSIEALSASPYKGSANLSELSKIFHINNMGEILHIVGALQILNFANVTSESIKLNKHGKLFFTSSLEDRKKMLAQHLLDNIPLASYICEILHQRLDHKAPLSRFKTQLEDTLSSEDATITLKSIIGLGRYAEIFSYDDNKKVFSLDNPTA, encoded by the coding sequence ATGAATAATAATTTACTTGAATTAATATCAATTACACAAAGTTTTACAAAAGATGATCATAGTACGCAAAAAATACTAGATAATGTTACTCTAAAACTAAAACCTAATGAGATAGTTGCGATACTAGGAAAATCTGGATCTGGAAAATCAACATTACTAAGAATTATCGCAGGTTTTACAAAACCAGTTAAAGGTAAAGTAATACTAAATAAAAAACCTGCTTTTCGTGATCGTTGTGATATTAGTATGATTTTCCAAACATTTGCACTTTTTCCATGGTTGACTGTTTTTGAGAATGTTGAGCTAGGTTTAAAAAGTTTCAATATTTCTGAGTATGAACGTCGCAAACGTGCATTAGAGGCCATAGATATGATAGGACTTGATGGTTTTGAGTCAGCATATCCAAAAGAATTATCAGGTGGTATGAAGCAACGAGTAGGTTTTGCTAGAGCATTAGTTCTCAGACCAGAAATTTTACTTATGGATGAAGCTTTTTCTGCTCTTGATGTTCTAACTGCTAATACCTTAAAGAATGATTTTCTTGATCTGTGGAGTAGTGGAAAAACTCAAATGCAGTCGGTGGTATTGGTAACTCATTCGATTGAAGAAGCAGTAACTATGGCTGACAAAGTGTTAATACTTTCATCTAATCCTGGGCGTATTGTATCAGAATTAGCAATTACCCTCCCTCGTTTACGTGATGTTCAAAGTATGGAATTTCGTACTATGGTAGATAAAATTTATGCTCTCATGGTATCAGCCTATGAAAAACCACCTTTGCCTGTTAGTAATAAACAGAAAGCTATTGTTGGCAACATCGATCAAAAAATTCATTTGTCGGTAAATGAACTGATCGGTAGCATTGAGGCACTTTCTGCATCGCCATATAAAGGTTCTGCAAATTTATCAGAATTATCTAAGATTTTTCACATTAACAATATGGGGGAAATTTTACATATTGTTGGAGCTTTACAAATATTAAATTTTGCTAATGTTACTTCTGAGAGTATAAAATTAAATAAACATGGCAAGCTTTTTTTCACAAGTAGTTTAGAAGATAGAAAAAAAATGCTTGCTCAGCATTTACTTGACAATATCCCTCTTGCATCCTACATTTGTGAAATTTTACATCAACGTTTAGATCATAAAGCACCTCTTTCACGTTTTAAGACACAGCTTGAGGATACATTATCTAGTGAAGATGCCACTATAACTTTAAAGTCTATAATAGGTTTAGGAAGATATGCAGAAATCTTCTCCTATGATGATAATAAAAAGGTTTTTAGCTTAGATAATCCAACAGCTTGA